GGGAGCCGGCGACGCGTTCGGCGGTGCCCTGTGTCACGGACTGCTGCTTGGCTGGGACGCCGTCTCGATACTGCATTTCGCCAACGCGGCGGGCGCCTACGTGGCGACACAACTGGCCTGTGCCGACGCAATGCCGACCGAACGACAGGTGCGAGCGTTGATGGATGATGTCGCATCTCGCATCGACACGTGCCGTGGGGCACGTGTCGCCGACCGAAGGGAGCATGCGTCGTGATCTGTGATGGAACCTTCGATCGTCTGGTGCACGTCCCCTCGGGGCAGCGCGGTACGGTCGCCGACACGATGGCGGCACGCCGTGGAGCCGGCACCGTCGAGCGGGTCATGGCGGCAACGACCGTTCCCGCCGTCCTCGGTGCCGAGCCGGAGAATGACCCCGACGTCACGCGCGAGGGCCGGCGGCAGGCCCTGCGAATCCCGCTCGTGTGTGGCCTTGTCGAGGGAGGGGCTCTGCTCGATCCCAAGGGTGACGATGTCCCGACTGCCGTCGAACGTGCGGTCCGATTACTTGAAGGAGGACGACATGGCCAGACGTTTCTATCCGGCAGAATCCAGTGGTAGCGAGACGAACACGGTGGAGATCACCGCAACCCGGGCAGGGTGGCGGTACTCGGGCCTGCGTGTCTTGCGCCTGGCGGCCGACACGACACACGAGTTGACCACCGGGACCACCGAGATGGCGATACTTCCGCTCTCCGGTGGGTTGACGGTCGAGGTGGAGTCGCGCTCCTTCCACCTCGATGGGAGAGCCGGTGTGTTCGCCGCGGTCACCGATTTCGCCTATGTGCCGATCGATACCGACCTGCGGATGACCACGCGCGGGCCGTGCGAGGTCGCTCTTTGTACCGCCGAGGCCACCCGGCGCATCGACCCGTATCGAGTCGCCGCTCAGGACGTCCGGATCGAGGTGAGGGGAGGGGGCGCCGGGACTCGCCAGATCAACAACTTCCTCAGCGCAGACGTAGCCGATGCCGACAAGCTCATCGCCGTGGAAGTGCTGACGCCTGAAGGTGGCTGGTCGTCGTATCCACCGCACAGGCACGACCGGACGAACGAGGCGGAGATCGAACTCGAGGAGATCTACTACTTCCGTATCGACGGCGAGAGCGGGTTCGGGTTCTTCAGCTGTTACACCGGCGACGGCGAGATCGACGACACGCTGAAGGTGCACGATGGCGACGTGTATCTCGTCCCACGGGGTTTTCACGGTCCGGCTGCGGCCGCTCCACGGCACCACATGTACTACCTCAACGT
This is a stretch of genomic DNA from Actinomycetota bacterium. It encodes these proteins:
- the iolB gene encoding 5-deoxy-glucuronate isomerase; the protein is MARRFYPAESSGSETNTVEITATRAGWRYSGLRVLRLAADTTHELTTGTTEMAILPLSGGLTVEVESRSFHLDGRAGVFAAVTDFAYVPIDTDLRMTTRGPCEVALCTAEATRRIDPYRVAAQDVRIEVRGGGAGTRQINNFLSADVADADKLIAVEVLTPEGGWSSYPPHRHDRTNEAEIELEEIYYFRIDGESGFGFFSCYTGDGEIDDTLKVHDGDVYLVPRGFHGPAAAAPRHHMYYLNVMAGPSPERAWRFCDDPRHAWVRDALERLPADPRLPMTGAEPARNL